A stretch of the Paenibacillus dendritiformis genome encodes the following:
- a CDS encoding EamA family transporter: protein MRNEWLWLLLVVMTWFGSLGSACFKLSSARQQRSMLFLGFLCYGAGALLNIYLLRFLPYTVVLPANALTFIWTMVLARWIFKESIGLPKAAGIAFIFAGMLLLAG from the coding sequence ATGAGAAATGAATGGTTGTGGCTCCTCCTCGTAGTAATGACGTGGTTCGGGTCGCTCGGGAGCGCCTGCTTCAAGTTGTCGTCCGCGCGCCAGCAGCGGAGCATGCTTTTTCTCGGCTTCCTGTGCTATGGAGCGGGGGCCTTGCTCAATATTTATTTGCTGCGGTTCTTGCCTTATACCGTCGTTCTTCCGGCGAATGCGCTGACCTTCATCTGGACGATGGTGCTGGCGAGATGGATATTCAAGGAATCGATTGGCTTGCCGAAGGCGGCAGGCATTGCTTTTATTTTTGCGGGTATGCTGCTTCTCGCAGGATGA
- a CDS encoding EamA family transporter, whose protein sequence is MELLKSRHAGKALMILSAWCTATGQLFWKWGIANLLYLGIGFVFYGIGAVLMIKSLSLEKLSVAYPLMACSYIFALLYGGLLLGETVTLQKGIAVLLLIIGVACISYEK, encoded by the coding sequence ATGGAGCTCTTGAAGTCGAGGCACGCCGGCAAGGCGCTCATGATTTTGTCGGCCTGGTGCACCGCGACGGGTCAGTTGTTCTGGAAATGGGGCATCGCGAATCTGCTCTACTTGGGGATTGGCTTTGTGTTCTATGGCATCGGGGCCGTGCTAATGATCAAGTCGCTGTCGCTGGAGAAGCTGTCCGTCGCTTACCCGCTCATGGCATGCAGCTATATTTTTGCCCTGCTGTACGGCGGTCTTCTCTTGGGCGAGACGGTCACTCTGCAGAAAGGAATCGCCGTCCTGCTGCTCATTATCGGCGTCGCGTGCATTAGCTATGAGAAATGA
- a CDS encoding HAD family hydrolase, translated as MLAKVALFDIDKTIIRRDSMFLFLKYGLAAKPRSCIHLPALAWNLLLYKLGIVPAEKAKQYFFRSIAYMDETDLEAFYDRVLAPEMYQDALAEMRSRKKLGYRVLLVTASPVAYMKYFKKLACVDEVLGTELQRRNGRYTHRIEGKNCKAEEKVARIRDYLERHQLEIDFEASCAYSDCMSDLPMLELAGQRYLIRNAPIKQEGLEVMRWSS; from the coding sequence ATGTTGGCCAAAGTAGCGCTTTTCGATATCGACAAAACGATTATTCGTCGCGATTCCATGTTCTTGTTCTTGAAGTACGGTCTTGCGGCGAAGCCGCGGTCTTGCATCCATTTGCCCGCTCTGGCCTGGAACCTCCTGCTGTATAAGCTTGGGATCGTGCCGGCCGAAAAGGCCAAGCAGTACTTTTTTCGATCCATTGCTTATATGGACGAGACCGACCTGGAGGCTTTTTACGACCGGGTCCTGGCGCCGGAGATGTACCAGGATGCGCTCGCCGAGATGCGCAGCCGCAAGAAGCTGGGCTATCGCGTCCTTCTCGTGACGGCTTCTCCCGTCGCCTATATGAAATATTTCAAGAAGCTGGCGTGCGTGGACGAGGTGCTGGGAACGGAGCTGCAGCGGCGGAACGGCCGCTATACGCACCGGATCGAGGGCAAGAATTGCAAAGCGGAAGAGAAGGTAGCGCGCATCCGCGACTATCTGGAGCGGCATCAGCTTGAGATCGATTTCGAGGCCTCCTGCGCGTATTCCGATTGCATGAGCGATCTGCCGATGCTGGAGCTAGCGGGGCAGCGGTATTTGATCCGGAACGCCCCGATCAAGCAGGAGGGTCTGGAGGTCATGAGATGGAGCTCTTGA
- a CDS encoding decaprenyl-phosphate phosphoribosyltransferase, protein MWRQLRPKQWTKNLLVFAALLFSLKRVDLSAVYHSLTVFFLFCFVSGCVYIINDYSDREADRVHPVKRHRPMASGALNPAVALGTGAVLLAGSLAASYFIHPLLTAVLAVYFVLNVAYSFRLKHVVILDIMTIAAGFVLRAIAGGLAIHVQLTPWFLLCTMLLSLFLAIGKRRHELFLLADQKGTHRKVLENYSFALLDQLISIVATATIISYSLFTFTAGRTTHLMWTIPFVIYGIFRYLYLIHVEKKGGAPDRLLFEDKHIFVTVILYVISVLAIFILFE, encoded by the coding sequence ATGTGGAGACAGCTTCGCCCGAAGCAGTGGACCAAAAATCTGCTCGTGTTCGCCGCGCTTCTCTTCTCGTTGAAGCGGGTGGATCTGTCGGCGGTATATCATTCGTTGACCGTTTTTTTTCTTTTTTGTTTCGTATCCGGCTGCGTATACATCATTAATGATTATTCGGACCGGGAAGCGGATCGCGTCCATCCGGTGAAGCGGCATCGGCCGATGGCATCCGGGGCGTTGAATCCGGCTGTCGCTCTCGGAACCGGCGCGGTGCTGCTGGCCGGCTCGCTGGCGGCTTCTTACTTCATCCATCCGCTGTTAACGGCGGTGCTGGCGGTTTATTTTGTCTTGAATGTGGCTTACTCGTTCAGATTGAAGCATGTCGTCATTCTTGATATCATGACGATTGCCGCCGGGTTCGTGCTGCGGGCCATCGCGGGCGGATTAGCCATTCATGTTCAGTTGACGCCATGGTTTCTGCTCTGCACGATGCTGCTCTCTCTTTTTCTGGCGATAGGCAAGCGGAGGCATGAACTGTTTTTGCTGGCTGATCAGAAAGGGACGCACCGCAAGGTGCTCGAGAACTATTCATTCGCGCTGCTGGATCAATTGATCAGCATCGTGGCTACGGCGACCATCATCAGCTATTCGCTGTTTACTTTTACCGCCGGGCGGACGACGCATTTGATGTGGACGATTCCTTTTGTCATATACGGCATTTTCCGTTATTTATACTTGATCCATGTGGAGAAGAAGGGCGGAGCGCCCGACAGGCTGCTTTTTGAAGACAAGCATATTTTCGTTACCGTCATTTTGTACGTGATTAGCGTGCTGGCGATATTCATCCTGTTTGAATAG
- a CDS encoding glycosyltransferase, with the protein MTSNSSSRIQQQMYTRERRGIFRPNEGFDTVAASAGLDHGFIKKVLHPFCVYDSPAELASRGEKDEARYPQALHLFHADMGQLVLGRSIYQAADFTGLRSAFFTHNYVVPADRAAEAVKDYPSLLNADFAVSYDIEQGTELPELERIPAAAEARRPASPIALLDSLGIDEKMFKQLLFAVMSSIVTRRKVFVALDVAVEELSKNALQLVGVLYGCLPHAYRRALGFLTFSKEPLNRKGIHLTFVERGSLRPNDRNIDKDYTFDLASKRVTNVDIDLGKQPYLSFAWSNLEQPERAEAFFAFAEQMLEGMDTQRHTAIASCHELAVLFQIEEGRESLYMQNRVGALRSMLDYLAPEGAVQSKRRLGELFRGCFQREYERVQQGELPDPAIVKCFMEYEALAGTALGTDLIGYLIRSLYEANLAKGSERMEAYYALIEGSDSVSRPFFEALLRGGKTVDLFFPYMRRKFQETVRAEELVKLAHHWSSRHPVLLRKAEFTEMAAGQLAEKLRHDAEPVSAVNAVLGTVERLLAEEGRPAEDMLLFMEQLSYAANEFLLTDLNLEQTRQEAFLQIGFLAHPDEVREWAARYPPQVRSTANVMLAAYRWFQDDDPDESIFAGLSPAELDRLQQLGRRWLQKDLGPARFGQLVLAFCRDADKGVIEYGALLHYLHQHAPDRETVYQFMNWSEKQRFFARGRKLEPGYAAAVVAYFKKYDQDAFKNRMNRRLYFEQAGAPLQAVYDKARSELSPPILRWLRRNRQAMVWLLAIIVVIGGIAGGLAASGIFDSGKPAAAENTGSDPEPPRQVEPAAKPEPQVFARQVEDFVDGELKPATELVFEFGTEAECAAFQAGTITLKLEGGAEQTYKDRPVQHLCSSGAGSQGTPPNGSDGAGSGSAGSAGSAGTDGADTSSTSAGQPDQNRGGSEEAADSSESKAGSAGEGESAPPDMAGEGISPGDTPPGDTPSGGASPEDTPPGEAEPPAGGGAATPGQQRTFQAIVSLGEEVELGKISEVLVDQKRVEYIEK; encoded by the coding sequence TTGACATCGAACAGTTCCTCTCGCATCCAGCAGCAAATGTATACGCGGGAGCGGCGCGGCATATTCCGCCCCAACGAAGGCTTCGACACGGTCGCGGCATCTGCCGGGCTGGATCACGGATTTATCAAAAAAGTGCTGCATCCGTTCTGCGTTTATGATTCCCCGGCAGAGCTGGCCTCGCGCGGGGAGAAGGACGAGGCCCGCTATCCGCAAGCGCTGCACCTGTTCCACGCCGATATGGGACAGCTCGTCCTCGGGCGCAGCATCTATCAGGCGGCGGATTTCACGGGCTTGCGCAGCGCCTTCTTCACCCACAACTATGTCGTGCCCGCCGACCGGGCGGCCGAAGCGGTGAAGGACTATCCGTCGCTGCTGAACGCGGACTTCGCCGTCAGCTATGATATCGAGCAGGGAACGGAACTGCCCGAGCTGGAGCGGATTCCGGCCGCGGCGGAAGCGCGCCGTCCGGCTTCGCCGATAGCCCTCCTCGACAGTCTCGGCATCGACGAGAAGATGTTCAAGCAGCTGCTGTTCGCCGTCATGTCGTCCATTGTCACGAGACGCAAAGTGTTCGTGGCGCTCGATGTCGCGGTGGAGGAGTTGTCGAAGAACGCCTTGCAGCTGGTCGGCGTGCTGTACGGATGCCTGCCGCATGCGTACCGCCGCGCGCTCGGCTTCCTGACCTTCTCGAAGGAGCCGTTGAACCGGAAGGGCATTCATCTGACGTTCGTCGAGCGAGGAAGCTTGCGCCCGAATGATCGGAACATCGACAAAGACTATACCTTCGATCTTGCGTCCAAGCGGGTGACGAATGTCGATATTGACCTGGGGAAGCAGCCCTACTTGAGCTTCGCCTGGAGCAATCTGGAGCAGCCGGAGCGAGCGGAAGCCTTCTTTGCTTTCGCGGAGCAGATGCTGGAAGGCATGGACACGCAGCGGCATACCGCGATCGCGAGCTGCCATGAGCTGGCTGTCTTGTTCCAGATCGAGGAAGGCAGGGAATCCCTCTATATGCAGAACCGGGTCGGGGCGCTGCGATCGATGCTCGATTACTTGGCTCCGGAAGGGGCTGTTCAGTCGAAGCGGCGGCTGGGAGAGCTGTTCCGCGGCTGCTTCCAGCGCGAGTATGAGCGGGTCCAGCAGGGTGAACTCCCCGATCCGGCTATCGTAAAATGTTTTATGGAATATGAAGCTCTTGCCGGAACGGCACTAGGCACTGATCTGATCGGGTATTTGATCCGGAGCTTGTACGAAGCCAATCTGGCGAAGGGCAGCGAGCGAATGGAAGCCTATTATGCGCTCATCGAGGGCAGCGACAGCGTCAGCCGGCCCTTCTTCGAGGCATTGCTGCGGGGCGGCAAGACGGTAGACCTCTTCTTCCCGTACATGCGGCGGAAATTCCAAGAGACTGTCCGGGCCGAGGAGTTGGTGAAGCTGGCTCATCATTGGTCCAGCCGGCATCCGGTACTGCTGCGGAAGGCCGAGTTCACCGAAATGGCCGCCGGGCAGCTCGCCGAGAAGCTGCGGCATGATGCGGAGCCGGTGTCCGCCGTGAACGCGGTGCTGGGCACGGTCGAACGCTTGCTCGCGGAGGAAGGGCGGCCCGCCGAAGACATGCTTCTTTTTATGGAGCAGTTGTCGTATGCGGCGAATGAATTCCTGCTGACGGATCTGAATCTGGAGCAGACCCGCCAGGAAGCGTTTCTGCAGATCGGATTCCTCGCGCATCCGGACGAGGTGAGGGAATGGGCCGCCCGCTATCCGCCTCAAGTGCGGTCCACGGCAAATGTCATGCTGGCTGCTTACCGCTGGTTCCAGGACGACGATCCGGATGAATCGATTTTCGCCGGTTTATCGCCTGCCGAACTGGATCGGCTGCAGCAGCTTGGGCGCCGCTGGCTGCAGAAGGATCTGGGGCCGGCGCGGTTCGGCCAGCTGGTGCTGGCGTTCTGCCGGGATGCCGACAAAGGCGTGATCGAATACGGAGCGCTGCTCCATTATTTGCATCAGCATGCACCGGACAGGGAGACCGTATACCAGTTCATGAACTGGTCCGAGAAGCAGCGCTTTTTCGCGCGGGGGAGGAAGCTCGAGCCGGGGTACGCCGCGGCGGTGGTCGCGTATTTCAAAAAATACGACCAGGACGCGTTCAAAAACCGGATGAACCGCAGGCTCTATTTCGAGCAGGCGGGCGCTCCGCTTCAAGCCGTATACGACAAGGCCCGCAGCGAGCTGTCGCCGCCCATCCTCAGATGGCTGCGGCGCAACCGGCAAGCGATGGTGTGGCTCTTGGCCATTATCGTGGTCATCGGCGGCATTGCCGGGGGATTGGCGGCCTCCGGCATCTTCGACAGCGGCAAGCCCGCGGCGGCGGAGAACACCGGGTCCGATCCGGAGCCGCCTCGGCAGGTGGAGCCGGCCGCTAAGCCCGAACCGCAAGTCTTCGCGAGACAAGTCGAGGATTTCGTGGACGGCGAATTGAAGCCGGCGACCGAGCTTGTGTTCGAATTCGGGACGGAGGCGGAATGCGCCGCATTTCAGGCGGGTACGATTACATTGAAGCTGGAAGGCGGCGCCGAGCAGACGTATAAGGATCGTCCCGTGCAGCATCTCTGTTCTTCGGGGGCCGGTTCACAAGGAACGCCGCCGAACGGCTCTGACGGAGCAGGAAGCGGCTCCGCCGGATCCGCGGGCTCGGCAGGAACAGACGGTGCGGATACTTCCTCCACAAGCGCCGGGCAGCCGGATCAGAATCGCGGCGGGAGCGAAGAAGCAGCAGACTCTTCGGAGAGCAAGGCAGGATCGGCGGGAGAAGGGGAGAGCGCGCCGCCGGACATGGCGGGGGAAGGCATCTCTCCGGGAGACACGCCGCCGGGAGACACGCCTTCGGGTGGCGCTTCTCCAGAAGATACGCCCCCTGGAGAAGCCGAGCCGCCGGCCGGCGGGGGGGCGGCCACGCCGGGTCAACAGCGAACCTTTCAAGCGATTGTGTCTTTAGGCGAAGAGGTCGAGCTTGGAAAAATAAGTGAAGTACTTGTGGATCAGAAGAGAGTCGAATATATTGAGAAATAG
- a CDS encoding TRAFAC clade GTPase domain-containing protein — protein MGIFDFLKRKPQPAQRPLFYDIVCPYCFSKFSPEEVVFRAAHHREDDENYALQEDEKLNKYRDRFGLDTVYDMEAVIDPRDIPEEHHLYSDNVLIGLNDRYGVVTRRRLCPHCHNELPVTAGKVPSNIISIIGASQVGKSVYMTSLIHTLQHTTADHFDAACMPLNAEISRKFRTMYEEPLFERGDLLASTQKEKMQEPFIFQFVFKDETKPPLTLVFFDVAGEGMVDQDYLGLHGQHIKNSAGILFMIDPLQIRSIREKIRMQYGGASDEWVPQYDEPRDVVLTLFGDFIAYQDKNKTDIPTAVVLTKSDMLHALKDEDGDYIKPNSNIFHNMVHRKYLDLTEFHNIDGEIRRFIEKVDRPFKGTMDVYFSNTAYFAVSALGSNPVNQKLQGVVSPIRVDEPFIWLLYQLNYIEGREQH, from the coding sequence TTGGGGATTTTTGATTTTCTGAAGCGCAAGCCGCAGCCGGCGCAACGGCCGCTGTTCTATGATATCGTATGCCCTTACTGCTTCAGCAAATTCTCGCCCGAGGAGGTCGTGTTCCGCGCGGCGCATCACCGCGAGGATGACGAGAATTATGCGCTGCAGGAGGATGAGAAGCTGAATAAATACCGGGATCGCTTCGGCCTCGATACCGTCTATGATATGGAGGCGGTCATCGATCCGCGCGATATTCCCGAAGAGCATCATCTCTATTCGGATAACGTGCTTATCGGTCTCAATGACCGTTATGGCGTCGTCACGCGCAGAAGGCTGTGTCCGCACTGCCATAACGAGCTGCCCGTGACGGCGGGGAAGGTGCCGAGCAATATTATTTCCATTATCGGGGCTTCCCAGGTCGGCAAATCGGTCTACATGACCTCGCTGATCCATACGCTTCAGCATACGACGGCCGATCATTTCGACGCTGCCTGCATGCCGCTCAATGCGGAGATCAGCCGCAAGTTCCGCACGATGTACGAGGAGCCGCTGTTCGAACGCGGCGATCTGCTCGCGTCGACGCAGAAGGAGAAGATGCAGGAGCCGTTCATCTTTCAATTCGTCTTCAAGGATGAGACGAAGCCGCCGCTTACGCTGGTGTTTTTTGATGTCGCGGGAGAAGGAATGGTCGATCAGGATTATCTCGGCCTCCACGGACAGCATATCAAAAATTCGGCGGGCATTCTGTTCATGATCGATCCCCTGCAAATTCGCTCGATTCGTGAAAAAATCCGCATGCAATACGGAGGCGCTTCCGACGAGTGGGTGCCGCAATATGACGAGCCGCGCGATGTCGTGCTGACGCTGTTCGGGGACTTCATCGCTTACCAGGATAAGAACAAAACCGACATTCCGACGGCGGTCGTGCTGACGAAGAGCGACATGCTGCATGCGCTGAAGGATGAGGATGGCGACTATATCAAGCCGAACAGCAACATTTTTCATAATATGGTTCACCGTAAGTATCTGGATCTGACGGAGTTCCATAATATCGACGGCGAGATACGGCGCTTTATCGAGAAGGTGGACCGACCGTTCAAAGGAACGATGGATGTTTATTTCTCTAACACGGCCTACTTCGCCGTATCGGCATTGGGCAGCAACCCGGTGAATCAGAAGCTGCAGGGGGTTGTCAGTCCGATCCGGGTGGATGAGCCGTTCATCTGGCTGTTGTATCAATTGAATTATATCGAGGGGAGAGAGCAGCATTGA
- a CDS encoding beta-mannanase: protein MHYTEAGPETPVIRGLTHSIDEERCTLRWLWPDTIQAVYVHKAAADRPAAERPPAAELKLYTRDEYKANNGYHDWIQGIGRFVYTIYACLPREDGQRQLVIQPDGGNRIALSTGRARIYYSIRYKGGWFKKFKTAQIQVTAEVPLPAEALCYVKKHGGYPASKDDGTVYPFVEPFAPGRNMLPEIEIGKDDYIRLFFTDGRQYGQLYELIPE, encoded by the coding sequence ATGCATTATACGGAAGCGGGTCCGGAGACGCCGGTCATCCGCGGACTGACACATAGTATTGACGAGGAGCGGTGTACGCTGCGCTGGCTGTGGCCCGATACGATTCAGGCCGTCTATGTGCACAAGGCGGCTGCGGATCGGCCGGCGGCCGAGCGTCCGCCGGCCGCGGAGCTGAAGCTGTACACAAGAGACGAATACAAAGCCAACAACGGCTACCATGACTGGATTCAAGGGATCGGGCGGTTCGTCTATACCATCTACGCCTGTCTGCCGCGGGAGGACGGACAGCGGCAGCTCGTCATCCAGCCGGATGGCGGGAACCGGATCGCGCTGAGCACCGGCCGGGCGAGAATCTACTATTCGATCCGCTACAAAGGCGGCTGGTTCAAGAAATTCAAAACGGCGCAAATCCAGGTGACGGCAGAGGTGCCGCTGCCTGCGGAGGCGCTGTGCTATGTGAAGAAGCATGGCGGCTATCCCGCCAGCAAAGACGACGGCACGGTCTACCCGTTCGTCGAGCCGTTCGCCCCGGGCCGGAACATGCTGCCGGAGATCGAGATCGGGAAGGACGATTACATTCGGCTCTTCTTCACCGACGGCCGCCAATACGGCCAGCTGTACGAGCTGATACCGGAATGA
- a CDS encoding vWA domain-containing protein codes for MQRKVNWLMVLFSLIGGAVGWAAGEWLLGSLFGDWPDVVVSGLYFGVIALFIGLGCLTAEMISPRLNGPSWRQRYAGTSWLVLVPATLVMLFIAGLALEAVYQIEAGGAKTVKNIVLVIDNSGSMEQTDPNQDRYEAAKRMIEEMDRDKRVAVFVFNDSVDLLQPFVQVKDQAVKDELFAKIDALQPTEGGTDIGLSLSEAMKHIKDNRDDSRGTMVVLLSDGFSEVNTNEALADYKARHIAVHTIGLSLVDAEGSGLLRRIADETGGQYYDVSKANELSFVFEKIYSSIGDRTLVTERSGPLQDSGYYMALHVIALALIGTALGLSLGLVFDNRYLAKSFAIGGAAAGLLAGLLLEAGLSGRPLTDGAVRLGADLVLAGVIALFSLVVPVQENQRPREGRRRRGSAESEGSSLSGRQPDRSSRGF; via the coding sequence ATGCAGCGAAAAGTGAATTGGCTCATGGTGCTGTTCAGCCTGATCGGAGGCGCCGTCGGGTGGGCCGCCGGGGAGTGGCTGTTGGGCAGCCTGTTCGGAGACTGGCCGGATGTCGTGGTGAGCGGGCTTTATTTCGGGGTTATCGCCCTTTTCATCGGCCTGGGCTGCCTGACGGCCGAAATGATCTCGCCCCGGCTGAATGGCCCGTCATGGCGGCAGCGGTATGCGGGCACATCCTGGCTGGTGCTCGTGCCGGCGACGCTCGTCATGCTGTTCATCGCGGGCCTGGCGCTTGAAGCGGTCTACCAGATCGAGGCGGGCGGCGCGAAGACGGTCAAAAATATCGTGCTCGTCATCGATAATTCGGGCAGCATGGAGCAGACGGATCCGAACCAGGATCGGTATGAAGCGGCCAAGCGGATGATCGAAGAGATGGATCGGGACAAGCGGGTAGCTGTGTTCGTATTCAACGACAGCGTGGACCTGCTTCAGCCTTTCGTGCAAGTGAAGGATCAGGCAGTCAAGGACGAGCTGTTCGCCAAGATCGATGCGCTCCAGCCGACAGAGGGCGGTACGGATATCGGCCTGTCTCTATCCGAAGCGATGAAGCATATCAAGGACAACCGGGATGACTCGCGCGGCACGATGGTCGTCCTGCTGTCGGACGGCTTCAGCGAGGTGAATACGAACGAAGCGCTTGCCGATTATAAAGCGCGGCATATCGCCGTTCACACGATTGGCCTTAGTCTGGTCGACGCGGAAGGCTCGGGCCTGCTGCGCCGGATCGCGGACGAGACCGGCGGCCAGTATTACGATGTGTCCAAGGCGAACGAGCTGTCGTTCGTCTTCGAAAAAATATACAGCAGCATCGGCGATCGGACATTGGTGACGGAGCGTTCCGGGCCGCTTCAAGACAGCGGCTACTATATGGCGCTGCATGTCATCGCCTTGGCGCTGATCGGTACGGCGCTCGGCTTGTCGCTCGGCCTCGTGTTCGACAATCGCTATCTCGCCAAGAGCTTCGCTATAGGCGGCGCGGCCGCGGGGCTGCTTGCCGGTCTTCTGCTGGAGGCCGGCTTGTCCGGACGTCCGCTGACGGACGGAGCCGTGCGCCTGGGCGCCGATCTGGTGTTGGCGGGCGTCATCGCGCTGTTCTCGCTGGTCGTCCCCGTGCAGGAGAACCAGCGGCCGCGGGAAGGCCGCCGGCGGAGAGGATCGGCGGAGAGCGAAGGCAGCAGCCTGTCCGGACGGCAGCCCGATCGGAGCAGCCGCGGATTCTAG
- a CDS encoding transcription initiation factor TFIID: protein MMTHTMVERFATEYARGEDRLTGRDDNQSSIHYPTVFLFIGDKAGEAIGPMIRINERKWDNSAGVMYVHATARGEGEGAEASGADAGGSAGGGAASARNGGEPGGRVARLVLPIGGVGGSDSRKTIRRDAHRRFYEEKRGLLELNRILRKVSSDIAEYGRLYASFDRIHLAVITRADDPLNVLVPEITLLAEAIFQQSFKSVQTDLYALISEREQAEAFGYASSAGVAFLRELDYMQSADYSFSAPLHVTEDGIAIEVTHPASPLFDLVYVLTDKNERGMSSFDEEDNYEIICHMNLLKNRKRTDSAGAHGMDNYNNTSLRNNLMTESGRIGFVSAGFSKVKRPNHSIALAVLYHFCRELTERMRGGPERTAAEKLAWFGLNPEAIEARVDQAVPDEERLGDMNGIMTHGVSFGQLKRMTLREAEEALFGSGCIAFFRDNYERAAESAIRQLPDDELQYTVRQRLAAQADAGFYQVYAWTNEAEEADSVWPLLHGRIREAGRALEAARAELERKYGETVEEQSFQRLPLMDKHNVRSFIRAFFDTVYRQKLEVLRLETELRLYRKYEAELERLHAIYKQYVQQMESLERTLREAALASIRQADDYIGQNIMEYYERVTADVMRDIEAKRGPGAFGEERYMGSVSRLLEQGTEALAARLCEVCRAHILTAAPFKQTFEEELLQRANVTIDYSNREVLSRDELFKKLYRTLEEHAGIHIRLLDYTHKHRYEEKYFFGDATSEFMRYALNEEETSRIYKLGCVHEKRSSGVEKLNIMGGFRVEDLMYYRNGKMYYESYVENGYSFHGIDPERLPPVR from the coding sequence ATGATGACGCACACCATGGTGGAAAGGTTCGCAACCGAGTATGCGCGCGGCGAGGATCGGCTCACCGGCCGGGACGACAACCAGAGCAGCATTCATTATCCGACGGTGTTTCTCTTTATCGGCGACAAGGCGGGGGAGGCCATCGGGCCGATGATCCGCATCAACGAGCGGAAATGGGATAACAGCGCCGGCGTCATGTACGTGCACGCGACGGCCCGGGGCGAAGGAGAAGGAGCGGAAGCTTCCGGCGCTGACGCGGGCGGTTCTGCCGGGGGCGGCGCCGCTTCCGCACGGAATGGCGGGGAACCCGGCGGCAGAGTCGCCCGGCTCGTGCTTCCTATCGGCGGCGTCGGCGGCAGCGACAGCCGCAAGACGATTCGCCGCGATGCGCACCGACGGTTCTACGAGGAGAAGCGCGGCCTGCTGGAGCTTAACCGCATCTTGCGGAAGGTGAGCAGCGATATCGCGGAGTACGGCCGCCTCTATGCCTCCTTCGACCGGATTCATCTGGCGGTCATTACGCGGGCCGATGATCCGCTCAACGTGCTGGTGCCGGAAATAACGCTGCTGGCGGAAGCGATTTTCCAGCAGTCGTTCAAGTCGGTGCAGACGGACTTGTATGCGCTAATCAGCGAGCGGGAGCAGGCCGAAGCGTTCGGCTATGCCAGCTCGGCGGGAGTCGCGTTCCTGCGCGAGCTTGATTATATGCAGAGTGCGGACTATTCGTTCTCGGCCCCGCTGCATGTGACGGAAGACGGGATTGCGATCGAGGTGACGCATCCCGCTTCGCCGTTATTCGATCTCGTCTATGTGCTGACGGACAAAAATGAACGCGGCATGTCGTCCTTCGATGAAGAAGATAATTACGAAATCATTTGCCATATGAATCTGTTGAAAAACCGGAAGCGGACCGACTCGGCCGGGGCGCATGGAATGGACAACTACAACAACACCTCCCTGCGCAACAATCTGATGACCGAATCCGGCCGGATCGGGTTCGTCTCGGCGGGATTCTCGAAGGTGAAGCGCCCGAATCATTCGATAGCGCTCGCCGTGCTGTACCATTTCTGCCGGGAGCTGACGGAGCGGATGAGGGGCGGACCCGAACGGACGGCGGCGGAGAAGCTGGCCTGGTTCGGGCTGAACCCGGAAGCGATCGAGGCCCGGGTCGATCAAGCGGTGCCGGACGAGGAGCGTCTCGGCGACATGAACGGCATTATGACGCATGGCGTCAGCTTCGGCCAATTGAAGCGCATGACGCTGCGCGAGGCCGAGGAAGCGCTGTTCGGCAGCGGCTGCATCGCTTTTTTCCGTGATAATTACGAGCGTGCCGCGGAGAGCGCGATCCGGCAGCTGCCGGACGACGAGCTGCAATATACGGTCCGGCAGCGTCTGGCCGCCCAGGCGGACGCCGGTTTCTATCAGGTGTACGCCTGGACGAACGAGGCGGAGGAAGCGGACAGTGTCTGGCCGCTTCTGCACGGCCGCATCCGCGAGGCGGGAAGAGCGCTCGAAGCGGCGCGGGCGGAGCTGGAGCGGAAGTACGGCGAGACGGTGGAGGAGCAATCGTTCCAGCGGCTGCCGCTGATGGACAAGCACAATGTGCGCAGCTTCATCCGCGCCTTCTTCGACACCGTCTACCGTCAGAAGCTGGAGGTGCTGCGGCTGGAGACGGAGCTGCGGCTGTACCGGAAATACGAAGCGGAGCTGGAGCGGCTGCATGCGATCTACAAGCAGTACGTGCAGCAGATGGAGTCCTTGGAGCGGACGCTCCGGGAAGCGGCGCTCGCCAGCATCCGCCAGGCCGATGACTATATCGGCCAAAATATTATGGAATATTACGAACGGGTGACGGCGGATGTCATGCGGGATATCGAGGCGAAGCGGGGGCCGGGCGCCTTCGGCGAAGAGCGGTATATGGGCAGCGTCTCCCGCCTGCTGGAGCAGGGCACGGAAGCGCTGGCCGCACGGCTGTGCGAGGTGTGCCGGGCTCATATTTTGACCGCGGCTCCGTTCAAGCAGACGTTCGAGGAAGAGCTGCTGCAGCGGGCGAACGTGACGATCGACTACAGCAACCGGGAGGTGCTGTCGCGGGACGAGCTGTTCAAGAAGCTGTACCGCACGCTGGAGGAGCATGCCGGCATTCATATCCGCCTGCTCGATTATACGCACAAGCACCGTTACGAGGAGAAATATTTCTTCGGCGACGCGACGAGCGAATTTATGCGGTATGCGCTGAACGAAGAGGAGACGTCCCGCATCTACAAGCTCGGCTGCGTGCACGAGAAGCGAAGCAGCGGGGTCGAGAAGCTGAACATTATGGGAGGCTTCCGCGTCGAGGATCTTATGTATTACCGGAACGGCAAAATGTACTATGAGAGCTATGTGGAGAACGGTTATTCATTCCATGGGATCGATCCCGAACGGCTTCCGCCTGTCCGTTAG